Proteins encoded together in one Bacteroides ovatus window:
- a CDS encoding glycoside hydrolase family 28 protein — translation MKRIYLLFSLLIGCIYLHAAIYNVMDFGAKADGKTIDSPAINRAIEAAAQAGGGTVYLPAGEYACYSIRLKSNIHIYLEQGTRIIAAFPGKEEGYDTAEPNEHNKYQDFGHSHWKNSLIWGIGLENITISGPGLIYGKGLTREESRLPGVGNKAISLKDCRNVTLKDLSMLHCGHFALLATGVDHLTILNLKVDTNRDGFDIDCCRNVRISQCTVNSPWDDAIVLKASYGLGRFQDTENVTISDCYVSGFDKGSVMDGTWQLDEPQAPDHGFRTGRIKLGTESSGGFRNIAITNCIFEHCRGLALETVDGGHLEDIVISNITMRNIVNAPIFLRLGARMRSPEGTPVGTMKRILISDINVWNADSRYASIISGVPGACIEDVTFRNIHLYYKGGYSEEDGKRIPPEQEKVYPEPWMFGTIPAKGFYIRHARNITFDGIRFHFEQPDGRPLFVTDDAENIEYYNTLKE, via the coding sequence ATGAAAAGGATCTATTTATTATTCAGTCTGTTAATAGGTTGCATCTATCTACATGCAGCCATTTATAATGTAATGGACTTCGGAGCCAAAGCGGATGGGAAAACGATTGATTCGCCTGCCATCAATCGTGCGATTGAAGCGGCCGCACAGGCCGGAGGAGGCACAGTATATCTACCTGCAGGAGAATATGCGTGTTATTCCATCCGGTTAAAAAGTAACATTCATATCTATTTGGAACAGGGCACCCGTATCATTGCCGCCTTTCCCGGAAAAGAGGAAGGATATGATACCGCCGAACCGAATGAACATAATAAGTATCAGGATTTCGGTCACAGCCATTGGAAAAACTCTTTAATTTGGGGAATCGGACTGGAGAATATTACGATCAGTGGTCCCGGCTTAATCTACGGCAAAGGCTTGACCCGTGAAGAGAGCCGCCTACCGGGGGTAGGCAATAAGGCTATCAGCCTGAAAGATTGCAGAAATGTGACCCTGAAAGATTTATCCATGCTGCATTGCGGGCATTTCGCCCTGTTGGCTACCGGAGTGGATCATCTGACGATTCTGAATCTGAAAGTAGACACCAACCGGGACGGCTTCGATATTGATTGCTGCCGGAACGTACGTATCAGCCAATGCACGGTGAACTCCCCCTGGGATGATGCCATTGTATTGAAAGCCTCTTATGGATTAGGACGCTTCCAAGATACGGAAAATGTGACGATCAGTGATTGTTATGTCAGCGGCTTTGACAAAGGCAGTGTAATGGACGGCACTTGGCAGTTGGACGAACCGCAGGCTCCCGATCATGGTTTCCGTACGGGACGCATCAAACTCGGCACAGAAAGTAGTGGAGGTTTCCGCAATATTGCGATTACGAACTGTATCTTTGAACATTGCCGTGGATTGGCATTGGAAACGGTAGACGGAGGACATCTGGAAGATATTGTAATCAGTAATATTACAATGAGAAATATAGTCAACGCACCTATTTTCCTCCGGTTGGGCGCACGTATGCGCAGTCCTGAAGGCACTCCTGTGGGCACCATGAAACGTATTCTTATCAGCGATATCAATGTATGGAATGCCGACAGCCGGTATGCTTCTATCATCAGCGGAGTGCCGGGTGCATGTATTGAGGACGTAACTTTTCGGAATATTCACCTCTATTATAAAGGAGGATATAGCGAAGAGGATGGCAAACGTATTCCGCCCGAACAGGAGAAAGTATACCCCGAACCCTGGATGTTCGGCACTATTCCCGCCAAAGGGTTTTATATCCGCCACGCACGGAACATTACCTTCGACGGCATCCGCTTCCACTTTGAACAGCCGGACGGACGACCGCTTTTTGTAACTGATGACGCAGAAAATATAGAATACTATAACACACTGAAAGAATGA
- a CDS encoding DUF4450 domain-containing protein, giving the protein MLRHLLTIVLLGILLIDAQAQALTPPAGTFRLGISKGNESHWLKPKEKIQGVSFQWKALPDSRGFILEVEVASAPEADALFWSFGDCQPDSDINVFSVEGQAFTCYYGESMQLRTLQAVTPTDDIRLSDGHKDATPLMLYESGKRTDRPVLAGRCSLSPASSRNEGSKPSRLYFCFYEQNEKADYNYYMLPDIFAKIDKK; this is encoded by the coding sequence ATGTTAAGACATCTCCTGACCATCGTACTGCTGGGAATCTTGCTCATTGATGCGCAAGCACAAGCACTGACGCCACCTGCCGGCACTTTCCGGTTGGGCATATCAAAAGGAAATGAAAGCCACTGGCTAAAACCTAAAGAAAAGATACAGGGAGTATCCTTCCAATGGAAAGCACTGCCCGATAGTCGTGGATTTATCCTGGAAGTAGAAGTCGCCTCTGCTCCGGAAGCCGATGCCCTATTTTGGAGTTTCGGCGATTGCCAACCGGATTCGGACATCAATGTATTCAGCGTGGAGGGACAAGCCTTCACTTGCTACTACGGAGAAAGTATGCAATTACGGACGCTGCAGGCTGTCACTCCTACCGATGATATCCGCTTGAGCGACGGACATAAGGATGCAACTCCCCTGATGCTTTACGAATCAGGCAAACGAACCGACCGCCCTGTACTGGCCGGACGTTGCAGTCTCTCCCCGGCTTCTTCCCGAAACGAAGGAAGCAAGCCTTCTCGGCTTTACTTCTGTTTCTACGAACAGAATGAAAAAGCGGATTACAACTACTATATGTTACCGGATATTTTTGCCAAAATCGACAAAAAATGA
- a CDS encoding rhamnogalacturonan acetylesterase, protein MKTTIIGLLLLATASVNAQEKAQTYQLADAPRYSEETGYGYDLVATPEKGSKAPFFFSVRVPDGNYQVTVRLGSKKQAGVTTVRGESRRLFIDNLATKKGQFVDETFIINKRNPRISEKESVRIKPREKAKLNWDDKLTLEFNGDAPVCQSISIKPADPSVITVFLCGNSTVVDQDNEPWASWGQMIPHFFGTDVCIANYAESGESANTFIAAGRLKKALSQIKKGDYLFMEFGHNDQKQKGPGKGAYYSFMTSLKTFIDEARARGAYPVLVTPTQRRSFDATGHIRDTHEDYPEAMRWLAAKENVPLIDLNEMTRTLYEALGTETSKRAFVHYPAGTYPGQTKAFEDNTHFNPYGAYQIAQCVIEGMKKAVPELAKHLKIDPSYNPAQPDDVNGFHWNESPFTEIEKPDGN, encoded by the coding sequence ATGAAAACTACGATCATAGGCTTGCTACTCTTAGCTACGGCAAGTGTCAATGCACAGGAGAAAGCCCAAACATACCAGTTGGCAGATGCTCCCCGCTACAGTGAGGAGACGGGATATGGATATGATCTCGTCGCTACTCCCGAAAAAGGCAGCAAGGCACCCTTCTTCTTTTCTGTCCGCGTGCCGGACGGTAACTATCAAGTAACCGTTCGCCTGGGAAGCAAGAAACAGGCAGGGGTGACAACAGTAAGAGGCGAATCACGCCGACTGTTCATTGATAACCTCGCTACTAAAAAGGGACAATTCGTAGATGAAACATTTATCATCAACAAACGCAACCCCCGCATTTCCGAAAAAGAATCCGTACGTATCAAACCCCGCGAAAAAGCCAAACTGAACTGGGACGATAAACTGACGCTGGAATTTAACGGCGATGCACCCGTATGCCAGAGTATCAGCATCAAGCCTGCCGATCCGTCGGTGATTACCGTTTTTCTATGTGGTAACAGTACCGTAGTCGACCAGGACAACGAGCCATGGGCAAGCTGGGGACAAATGATACCTCATTTTTTCGGTACGGACGTTTGTATCGCCAATTATGCGGAATCGGGCGAATCAGCCAATACGTTTATTGCCGCAGGACGTTTGAAAAAAGCATTGAGCCAGATAAAGAAAGGAGATTATCTTTTCATGGAATTCGGGCATAACGACCAAAAGCAAAAAGGGCCGGGCAAAGGAGCTTATTACTCTTTTATGACCAGCCTGAAAACATTTATTGATGAAGCCCGTGCACGGGGAGCATACCCCGTATTGGTCACTCCCACCCAACGCCGGAGTTTCGACGCAACCGGACATATCCGTGACACACACGAAGATTATCCGGAAGCCATGCGCTGGCTGGCAGCTAAAGAAAATGTTCCGTTGATCGACCTCAACGAAATGACCCGTACGCTTTATGAAGCTTTGGGAACAGAAACGTCGAAACGTGCTTTCGTACACTATCCGGCAGGCACTTATCCGGGACAGACCAAAGCTTTTGAGGATAACACCCACTTCAATCCATACGGAGCCTATCAAATAGCCCAATGTGTGATTGAAGGAATGAAGAAAGCCGTACCGGAACTGGCTAAACACCTGAAAATAGACCCGTCCTATAATCCGGCACAGCCGGACGATGTAAATGGTTTCCACTGGAACGAATCACCATTCACGGAAATTGAAAAACCGGACGGAAATTAA
- a CDS encoding glycoside hydrolase family 28 protein: MKTKSIFPLFLLAGTLLTAACATPTAKQAGNNSFEWGQVPQQPDLSWADSVGSRQMPGNHVILSANSFGAVADSTVLSTEAIQKAIDSCAVIGGGTVVLQPGYYQTGALFIKSGVNLQLDKGVTLLASPSIHHYPEFRSRIAGIEMTWPAAVINIVNEKNASVSGEGTLDCRGKVFWDKYWEMRKEYEAKGLRWIVDYDCKRVRGILIERSSDITLKGFTLMRTGFWGCQILYSDYCTIDGLTINNNIGGHGPSTDGIDIDSSCNILVENCDVDCNDDNICIKSGRDADGLRVNLPTENVVIRNCIARKGAGLITCGSETSGSIRNVLGYNLEAIGTSAVLRLKSAMNRGGTIENIYMTEVKAENVRHVLAADLNWNPSYSYSTLPKEYEGKEIPEHWRIMLTPVTPPEKGYPRFRNVYVSKVKAENVDEFISASGWNDSLRLENFYLYAIEAQTDKPGKICYTKNFNLSEITLKTEEKNVIELKENEQSNINFNYVKTSPDHRTAGNLAH; encoded by the coding sequence ATGAAAACCAAAAGCATCTTTCCCCTGTTCCTATTGGCAGGCACACTTTTGACAGCAGCTTGCGCCACCCCAACGGCTAAACAGGCAGGAAACAACAGCTTCGAATGGGGGCAAGTACCGCAACAACCGGATTTGTCATGGGCCGATAGTGTAGGCAGCCGGCAAATGCCCGGAAACCATGTAATTTTATCCGCTAATTCTTTTGGCGCAGTAGCAGACAGCACGGTGCTTAGCACGGAAGCTATCCAGAAAGCAATTGACAGTTGTGCCGTCATCGGTGGAGGAACGGTAGTTCTTCAGCCGGGATATTATCAGACTGGCGCACTGTTCATAAAAAGCGGTGTCAACCTGCAACTGGACAAAGGGGTGACTTTACTGGCCAGCCCATCCATTCATCATTATCCCGAATTCCGTTCGCGGATTGCAGGAATCGAGATGACATGGCCCGCGGCAGTTATCAACATTGTCAATGAAAAGAACGCTTCCGTCAGCGGAGAAGGAACGCTGGACTGCCGGGGAAAAGTATTTTGGGATAAATATTGGGAAATGCGGAAAGAATACGAAGCAAAAGGATTGCGCTGGATTGTGGATTACGACTGCAAACGGGTACGGGGCATCCTCATAGAACGTAGCTCGGACATTACATTGAAAGGATTTACCCTGATGCGTACCGGTTTTTGGGGATGTCAGATTCTTTACTCCGATTATTGCACGATAGACGGATTGACCATCAACAACAATATAGGTGGACACGGTCCGAGCACGGACGGTATCGACATTGATTCTTCCTGCAATATCTTGGTCGAAAACTGCGATGTAGACTGTAACGATGATAATATCTGTATCAAATCGGGACGGGATGCAGACGGACTGCGGGTGAACCTTCCTACGGAAAATGTGGTCATACGCAATTGCATCGCCCGCAAAGGTGCCGGACTTATCACCTGCGGAAGCGAAACTTCCGGTAGCATACGGAATGTATTGGGATATAATCTGGAAGCAATCGGCACCTCCGCCGTGCTGCGGTTGAAAAGCGCCATGAACCGTGGAGGGACAATCGAAAACATTTATATGACCGAAGTAAAAGCGGAAAACGTCCGTCACGTGCTGGCGGCGGACTTGAACTGGAACCCCAGTTACAGTTACAGCACTTTACCCAAAGAGTATGAAGGGAAAGAAATCCCGGAACACTGGAGAATCATGCTGACTCCGGTAACGCCTCCCGAAAAAGGTTATCCGCGTTTCCGCAATGTCTACGTATCAAAGGTAAAAGCGGAAAATGTGGACGAATTTATCTCCGCTTCGGGATGGAATGACTCGTTACGTCTGGAAAATTTCTATCTTTATGCCATCGAAGCGCAGACCGACAAACCGGGCAAAATCTGCTATACGAAGAATTTCAACTTGTCTGAAATTACATTAAAGACAGAAGAAAAGAATGTCATTGAACTAAAAGAGAATGAACAAAGTAATATCAACTTCAACTATGTTAAGACATCTCCTGACCATCGTACTGCTGGGAATCTTGCTCATTGA
- a CDS encoding family 43 glycosylhydrolase, protein MKKVVIWIALSLWSVMTVFAGETAYLFSYFINDSKDGLHLAYSYDGLNWLPLHGGRSYLTPAVGKDKLMRDPSICQSPDGTFHMVWTSSWTDRIIGYASSRDLVHWSEQQAIPVMMHEPDAHNCWAPELFYDEPSQTYYIFWATTIPGRHKEVATSESEKGLNHRIYYVTTKDFRTFSKTKMFFNPDFSVIDAAIVKDPKREDLIMVVKNENSNPPEKNLRVTRTKKIEKGFPTKVSAPITGKYWAEGPAPLFVGDTLYVYFDKYRDHRYGAVRSLDYGETWEDVSDQVFFPRGIRHGTAFAVDVSIVESLIADRNYNPLIPDNLADPSVSKFGDTYYLYGTTDLDYGLGRAGTPVVWKSKDFVNWSFEGSHISGFDWSKGYDYTNDKGEKKKGYFRYWAPGKVIEQDGKFYLYVTFVKPDDKMGTYVLVADRPDGPFHFTAGQGLLPPGEEGTDSPAVVDDIDGEPFINDDGSGYIFWRRRNAGRLSADRLHLDGEPVTLATARQGYSEGPVMFKRKGIYYYIYTLSGHQNYVNAYMMSRESPLTGFVKPEGNDIFLFSSPENQVWGPGHGNMFYDEGTDEYIFLYLEYGDGGTTRQVYANRMEFNDDGTIKTLIPDMRGVGYLAASQETRPNLALQSHFYASSEKSPRTSVVNIETQPNQPLPEKGSVKSYTRTHTYQATHVADESNGTRWMAADTDSSPFITVDLKEIRKVGECQLYFTRPTEGYTWRLEKSIDGKHWQMCAEQGKVQVCSPHIAKEIGETRYLRLHIRRGDAGLWEWKIYE, encoded by the coding sequence ATGAAAAAAGTAGTAATCTGGATAGCTCTAAGTCTTTGGTCGGTGATGACAGTCTTTGCCGGTGAGACAGCTTACCTCTTTTCTTATTTTATCAATGACAGTAAAGACGGACTGCATTTAGCATATAGTTATGATGGATTGAACTGGCTGCCTTTACATGGCGGACGTTCTTATCTTACCCCTGCGGTTGGTAAAGATAAATTAATGCGTGACCCCAGCATTTGCCAGTCGCCGGACGGCACTTTTCACATGGTCTGGACTTCCAGTTGGACGGACCGGATTATCGGATATGCCTCTTCACGCGATTTGGTTCATTGGAGTGAGCAACAAGCAATCCCTGTGATGATGCACGAGCCGGATGCACATAACTGTTGGGCTCCCGAACTGTTTTATGATGAACCTTCACAAACTTATTATATCTTTTGGGCAACTACGATTCCCGGCCGTCACAAAGAAGTGGCTACCAGTGAAAGTGAGAAGGGACTGAATCATCGTATTTATTATGTAACAACGAAGGATTTTCGTACTTTCTCAAAGACGAAGATGTTCTTCAATCCAGATTTCAGTGTGATTGATGCCGCTATTGTGAAAGACCCGAAGCGGGAAGACTTGATAATGGTAGTCAAGAATGAAAATTCCAATCCGCCGGAAAAGAATTTGCGTGTGACGCGTACAAAGAAGATAGAAAAAGGATTCCCGACCAAAGTATCGGCACCTATTACAGGAAAATATTGGGCGGAAGGTCCGGCTCCTCTTTTTGTAGGTGATACGCTTTATGTCTATTTTGATAAATACCGTGACCATCGTTATGGAGCTGTTCGTTCTTTGGACTATGGTGAAACATGGGAAGATGTGTCCGATCAGGTCTTTTTTCCGAGGGGGATTCGTCATGGAACGGCGTTTGCGGTGGATGTCTCCATTGTGGAGTCACTGATTGCCGACCGGAACTATAATCCGCTTATTCCCGATAATCTGGCGGATCCGTCTGTCTCCAAATTTGGTGATACCTATTATCTTTATGGCACTACCGATCTGGATTACGGACTTGGACGTGCCGGAACTCCTGTCGTATGGAAATCGAAAGATTTTGTGAACTGGAGTTTCGAAGGTTCCCATATCAGTGGATTCGACTGGTCGAAAGGATATGACTACACGAATGATAAAGGTGAAAAGAAAAAGGGCTATTTCCGGTATTGGGCGCCTGGAAAAGTGATTGAGCAGGACGGCAAGTTTTATTTATACGTTACGTTTGTGAAACCGGATGACAAGATGGGAACTTATGTACTTGTAGCTGATCGCCCGGATGGTCCTTTCCATTTTACTGCGGGACAGGGGCTTTTGCCTCCCGGAGAAGAAGGAACAGATAGCCCGGCTGTCGTTGATGATATTGACGGAGAACCTTTTATTAATGACGATGGTTCAGGATATATCTTCTGGCGTCGCCGGAATGCGGGACGGCTTTCTGCGGACAGGCTTCATCTGGATGGTGAGCCGGTAACTCTGGCAACAGCCCGCCAGGGATATTCCGAAGGTCCGGTGATGTTTAAGCGTAAAGGTATCTATTACTATATTTATACGTTGAGTGGTCATCAGAATTATGTCAATGCTTATATGATGAGTCGCGAGTCTCCTTTGACGGGTTTTGTAAAGCCGGAGGGGAACGACATTTTTTTATTCTCTTCTCCTGAAAATCAAGTGTGGGGACCGGGACATGGCAACATGTTTTATGACGAGGGAACGGATGAATATATTTTTCTCTATCTGGAATACGGAGATGGCGGAACTACCCGTCAAGTGTATGCTAACCGGATGGAATTTAATGACGATGGAACGATAAAGACATTAATCCCCGATATGCGTGGTGTAGGTTATCTGGCTGCTTCCCAAGAGACCCGGCCGAATCTGGCATTACAGTCGCATTTTTATGCTTCCAGTGAGAAATCTCCCCGTACTTCCGTGGTCAATATCGAAACGCAACCCAATCAACCGTTGCCGGAAAAAGGTTCGGTGAAGAGCTATACCCGCACGCATACTTATCAGGCTACCCATGTAGCTGACGAATCGAATGGAACCCGTTGGATGGCGGCTGATACGGATAGCAGTCCGTTTATTACAGTCGATTTAAAGGAAATCCGTAAGGTCGGGGAGTGCCAGCTCTATTTTACCCGTCCCACTGAAGGATATACCTGGCGACTGGAGAAGTCTATCGACGGAAAACATTGGCAGATGTGTGCCGAACAAGGGAAAGTACAAGTATGCTCTCCACATATTGCTAAGGAGATAGGAGAGACACGTTATCTCCGTCTTCATATTCGTAGGGGAGATGCCGGTTTGTGGGAATGGAAAATATATGAATAA
- a CDS encoding sugar-binding domain-containing protein — translation MKRLLVSIAIVFISILTVAGQNHSFSLSGKWNFQIDREDTGVKEQWFKKSLDDSINLPGSMPEKLKGDEVTVRTQWTGSLYDSSYYFNPYMEKYRIEGQVKLPFFLTPDKHYVGVAWYQKKVTIPADWKGERITLFLERPHIETTVWVNQQELGMQNSLCVPHVYDLTAATTPGKTYLITIRIDNRIKEINVGPDSHSITDQTQGNWNGIVGRIELQATPKVHLEDIQVYPDLSNQKALVRMNIRSASSTKGEITLSAASFNTDIQHKVAPVHQSFNIRPGDNPVEMELPMGKEFLTWDEFSPALYKLTAKLTNGKQTDTQQVQFGMRDFKIEGKWFYVNGRKTMLRGTVENCDFPLTGYAPMDVASWERVFRICRNYGLNHMRFHSFCPPEAAFIAADLVGFYLQPEGPSWPNHGPRLGNGQPIDKYLMDETIALTKEYGNYASYCMLACGNEPSGRWVAWVSKFVDYWKATDPRRVYTGASVGNSWQWQPHNEYHVKAGARGLSWAGAQPESESDYRARIDTVKQPYVSHETGQWCVFPNFNEIRKYTGVNKAKNFEIFRDILNDNHMGSQSHDFMMASGKLQALCYKHEIEKTLRTPDYAGFQLLALNDYSGQGTALVGVLDVFFEEKGYINAEQFRRFCSPTVPLARIPKFVYANNETFHADIEVSHFGAAPLESAKTVYTIKDKFGKVYAHGTVGTHHIPIGNLYSLGSVDMTLEGIDTQQKLNLEVRIEGCDAVNDWDFWVYPAQVELVQGTVYTTDTLDAKALAVLQDGGNVLITAAGKIQYGKEVKQYFTPVFWNTSWFKMRPPHTTGIFLNEYHPLFREFPTEYHSNLQWWELLNKAQVMQFTDFPATFQPTVQSIDTWFISRKIGMLFEAKVLNGKLMMTSMDITSQPEKRIVARQMHKAILNYMNSDAFRPADKIAPELIQALFTKVAGDVKSYTKDSPDELKPKIN, via the coding sequence ATGAAACGACTTTTAGTAAGTATTGCTATCGTATTTATCTCCATACTGACCGTAGCGGGACAAAATCACTCTTTCAGTTTATCCGGCAAATGGAATTTCCAGATAGACCGGGAAGATACCGGCGTCAAGGAACAATGGTTCAAAAAATCCCTCGACGATTCTATCAACCTACCCGGCTCCATGCCCGAAAAATTGAAAGGAGATGAAGTGACCGTCCGTACCCAATGGACCGGAAGCCTCTACGACAGTTCTTACTACTTCAACCCATATATGGAAAAATACAGGATAGAGGGACAAGTAAAGCTACCCTTCTTTCTGACTCCCGACAAACATTATGTAGGTGTGGCCTGGTATCAAAAGAAAGTGACAATTCCGGCTGACTGGAAAGGAGAAAGAATCACTCTTTTTCTGGAACGTCCGCACATCGAAACTACTGTATGGGTAAATCAGCAGGAGCTTGGTATGCAAAACAGTCTTTGTGTTCCCCATGTCTATGACCTGACTGCTGCAACCACCCCCGGAAAAACGTACCTGATTACCATCCGTATCGATAATAGAATCAAAGAAATCAACGTAGGTCCAGATTCTCACAGCATCACCGACCAGACACAAGGTAACTGGAACGGTATCGTCGGACGAATCGAATTACAAGCCACTCCCAAAGTTCATTTAGAAGATATTCAGGTATATCCCGATTTAAGCAATCAGAAAGCGCTGGTTCGCATGAATATACGGTCTGCTTCTTCCACCAAGGGAGAGATCACCCTTTCCGCTGCGAGCTTTAACACGGACATTCAGCACAAAGTGGCTCCCGTACATCAAAGTTTCAACATCCGTCCGGGAGATAATCCGGTGGAAATGGAACTTCCGATGGGAAAAGAGTTTCTGACGTGGGATGAATTCAGTCCGGCACTTTATAAACTGACGGCAAAATTGACCAACGGCAAGCAAACTGACACACAACAAGTACAGTTCGGTATGCGTGATTTCAAGATAGAAGGGAAATGGTTCTATGTAAATGGTCGCAAAACGATGCTTCGCGGTACGGTGGAAAACTGTGACTTCCCATTGACAGGCTATGCGCCGATGGATGTAGCTTCCTGGGAACGGGTGTTCCGCATTTGTCGTAACTATGGTCTGAATCACATGCGCTTCCACTCTTTCTGTCCGCCGGAAGCAGCTTTCATCGCTGCCGATCTGGTCGGTTTCTATCTGCAACCGGAAGGACCGAGCTGGCCGAACCACGGTCCGAGACTGGGTAACGGACAACCGATTGACAAATACCTGATGGACGAAACCATTGCACTGACCAAGGAATATGGGAATTACGCTTCTTACTGCATGCTGGCTTGCGGCAATGAACCTTCCGGTCGTTGGGTGGCATGGGTCAGCAAGTTCGTGGATTATTGGAAAGCAACCGATCCGCGTCGTGTATACACAGGAGCCTCCGTTGGAAACAGCTGGCAATGGCAACCTCACAATGAGTATCATGTGAAAGCCGGCGCACGCGGACTTAGTTGGGCAGGTGCGCAACCGGAAAGTGAATCGGATTATCGTGCAAGAATCGACACGGTGAAACAACCGTATGTATCACACGAAACAGGTCAATGGTGCGTATTCCCGAATTTCAATGAGATCCGTAAATATACCGGAGTCAACAAAGCGAAGAACTTTGAAATCTTCCGGGATATTCTGAACGATAACCACATGGGAAGCCAGAGTCACGACTTTATGATGGCTTCGGGCAAATTGCAGGCACTCTGCTACAAACATGAGATTGAAAAGACCTTGCGTACTCCGGACTATGCGGGATTCCAGTTGCTGGCTCTCAATGATTATTCCGGCCAGGGAACTGCATTAGTCGGTGTACTGGACGTGTTCTTTGAAGAAAAAGGATATATCAACGCAGAACAGTTCAGACGCTTTTGCAGTCCGACCGTACCTTTGGCACGTATTCCTAAATTTGTATATGCCAACAATGAAACATTCCATGCCGACATTGAAGTATCTCATTTCGGAGCTGCTCCCTTAGAAAGTGCAAAAACAGTATATACCATTAAGGATAAATTCGGAAAAGTATATGCTCATGGAACTGTCGGCACCCATCACATTCCCATCGGAAATCTTTATTCTCTGGGTAGTGTAGATATGACTCTGGAAGGAATCGATACACAGCAGAAACTAAATCTGGAAGTACGTATCGAAGGCTGTGATGCCGTAAACGACTGGGATTTCTGGGTATATCCGGCACAAGTGGAACTGGTACAAGGAACAGTATATACCACCGACACCTTGGACGCCAAAGCATTGGCAGTGTTGCAGGACGGAGGAAATGTGCTGATTACGGCTGCCGGAAAGATACAATACGGCAAAGAAGTCAAACAATACTTCACTCCCGTATTCTGGAATACTTCCTGGTTCAAGATGCGTCCGCCGCACACAACCGGTATTTTCCTGAATGAATATCACCCTCTTTTCCGCGAATTCCCTACCGAGTATCATAGCAACCTGCAATGGTGGGAACTGCTGAACAAAGCGCAGGTGATGCAATTCACCGACTTCCCGGCAACATTCCAACCAACGGTTCAAAGTATTGATACCTGGTTTATCAGCCGGAAAATTGGCATGTTGTTCGAAGCAAAGGTATTGAACGGTAAATTGATGATGACCAGTATGGACATTACTTCCCAACCGGAAAAACGAATCGTTGCCCGCCAGATGCACAAAGCAATCCTGAATTATATGAATTCGGATGCTTTCCGTCCGGCAGACAAGATAGCTCCGGAGCTAATACAAGCATTATTCACCAAAGTGGCGGGAGATGTGAAATCTTATACCAAAGATTCTCCTGACGAGCTCAAACCGAAAATTAACTAA